The genomic interval tattttacgttatcatattaatatttaaatatagtgaACTCAAAATTAATGTGTAAACTTTCCCATTATAACAGTTTTGGCTCCAAAATTCAACGAGGATCAAGAAAAGGAAAATGAAGATCCTGAAGAAGAGGAAGGAGAAATATTAACTCCTGTTGTAAAAGAAGTTGAAAATGATTCagctttaaaaacttttgtaacaAGCAGATGTGAGAGGGAACCAGATTCACTTCTGCAGGTAAAAGATCAAAGGTGTTTAGTAAATTAATGTGTTGCTATACATGTTTGAAGCTAAACATTGTGACTATATGTGTCCTAGTACTCGTACCATCATTggtaaatatgttatagcagATTCAGTTTTCTATGCTTGAAATTTATGCACATGTATACAAAATCCATATTTTACGCTGTATATTATCTCTATATATTCAAGTATATTTTTGCCCTTCTACTGCCTTATTTtcatataagtatatatagatgtatttttgtttgtctttcttaaaacaactaaacatGTGTGTGACTGACATACATTCTGTTTtcctttagtttttaaaccctGGACTGGATTCATCCAGTTTGAACCAGCGTAAATACCCAAAGAGAAGTAAAGATGTAATTGAAGAGCAAAGGGTGCAGATTGAACATCTCAAGAATTTAGTGCAAACATTGCTTGAAAAACAGGAACTATTGGAAAGAGAAAAACAGTATGTCTTGAGTCATGAATGCCTGGTTAAGTTGGTAAAGTTGTGACATTAATTGTACACTcggtattgtttaaacaatgacATTGACTTCAAAGTTACTGAAGTTGCACCTTTTTTACCAGTCTATTGTTTAGAACTGTGCCTGTCTGTTTAGAAatgtcaaaattaaattttttaaacaatttaactaAAACCGAAATTTGCTCTTTTtgtgaagttttttttattgcaccAACCTTTTGTCTGCCATTAAGGGAAGCATTATAGGAGGTCAAATGTTGGTGAAATGAAACTTttggtttttactttttacaacTTCAAGTATTGCGTTGTGCCTTTTTATAAACCTAAACCATATACATATTTCAGGTCCCTGTTGGAAAGAAATTCATGTTTAGAAATCGAAGTCTCGAACTTAAAGTGTAACTTGGAAGTTGGTGAAGATTTATCATTAGGTTTGTtgcttgtaaatatttaaataaaagtacacCCTCAACACGAgagttatattataaattatatatattataaatgtgttCCATAAGTTAACAGAATTTTTGAAACCTTCATATTCACCTCTCTCTAGCTCAGCGGTTCCCAACCTGTGGGTCGCGACCCCAACTGGGGTCGCCTGACAATTTGCCTGGGGTCACCTGAGGCCTTCTGAGAAGTTTAGAATTTCATTAAGTTTAGAAATTTAGAAAGTTAACTTTTAACAATGGGCAGCTCACCACAGAGCGCATCGCGATTTTACTAGAGTACTAGACTAGACAAACCAGAACACCCTGGGGCTGGGCCTCATTACAGGATTTTCGTTTAATAATGGCAAATATGCTCAGAAAGTAAGATTTTAACGGCAGTTTAGCGGCCATGAAAAATGACAGGATTTACTCGTTTGATTTCAGGTaattcattacgtcacaaaggcctttaccatgaaaataaaaaattaattgctGAAATGCATTTAAGCAAAAGTTGGACTTGAGGTCGCGATTTTATTGCATTCCCGGCATCAACCATAGGTAGCCTACGATAGCTAGCCTAGCCTAGCCTACATAACTTTCAAAAGCGACCCAACTAATTTTGTCCTTGGGGTCACCGCAACTTGGCAAATGTTATAAAAGGGTCACGGCACCAAAAAGGTTGGGAACCGCTGCTCTAGCTCAAACATCTATTTTgtgcaataaaataactaaaacttataaaaaaaaagtgttttttctTTCTAGACACCGGTGAAGCCTTGCCAGAACAAGACTTCTTCAGTTTTGGCGACCCTTCCAAGGCTTCCATTACTTTTCAGATCAAAAATGCGATGTTGGAAGATGTAGAGGAAAACAGTCAACCCCCATCCCTGTTTAGACTGGATCCAATACAAGAAGAGGATTAGGCGGTAAAATGACAACgagtttttactttatacatTTTGTGCAATATATGTTCTTGCAAAGTGCATTTCATGCACAATGTAGTgactgttgtgtttttttcaagCTTAGTATTTCTGATCACCAATGtgatgttgttttttagataaaataaaGGCAACTGGTTTGTCATAAAAGAATGACAAGGATTTTGGCGTCTTGCAAAAGGTTGATGTTATACCAACACTCAataatcaatttttaaaatatttttttcgttgTATATTTTGCGACGTATTTGGTCACAAGACTCACAAAGCAAACAAATGGCAAGTAAAAAATGATCTGAACTGTTACAAACAAATGGCATCAAATGCAAGTGTTTTATGATGTGCACTGTGCATCAATTAATCCACCACCGCCTCGACCTCATACAGAGGATTAATCAATTCACTGAACGTAAATTCGGCCGCAGTATCTTCCGATACTGTAGATACTGAACCGCCAGAGTTGTGCATTATACAAGCCGAGTCCTTCGACTCGAGGGTTGCGGAACGTATCGACACGGCTGACGTATTTTTGTACGTGTCTGCTGATGTAGACGAATCGGGGGGATAGGGATTTATCATTCGCGGATCAATTGCGACGCTCATCATTTCCGAATAATCAAAAACCGAGTCCGAACCCGCCTCCGAGTTTTGACTAATGCTGTCGGTAGATGTCACAAGAGAATTGCATGGCTGCCCTAAGTCCATGTAGGCCTGCATAAGGACAGTGTTTTACGCAAGAAGTACATCTCAATATAGGGATTGACCTACCTGTGCAACACACAACAACGCTGCGTCAAAATATTGAACCAGTTCTGTAAATGTTGGTCTATTTTCTGGTTTCCAAGACCAACACTTTCGTAAAATCGAATATCTGCTTTCAAACGATAGATAAATCACAAACTGTCGCAGTTTTACCCTATACCAAAACTTACGTTGCAGTATTTGAAAATCGCGGTTTTCCGAGTCGTAGTCCCGAGGATAGTTTTCTGTATAGTATTTGAGCGGGCACGCCTAGATATGGTTGCTCGCCCATGGAGAAAATCTCCCACACCAGCACACCATACGACCAcctttaaaaacatgaaatgtCAGTGTCGAACATAGCTCGTACAGCTTCTCTAAACTTACACGTCCGATTTAAtcgaaaatttgttttccCACAATGCCTCGGGAGCCGTCCATTTCGCCGGAGCAatctgaaatataaaaaaatccaaattttgTTAGTGATTAATGtcaagttttatgtttatacttATTCCTCTCTctgtcaaaaatattttgcatttccTGTTACACCCATTCGAAACAGCACTTACCGCAGGAGCGTGTACTTTGTAATATTCGTTCTGCATGTGCTTTGACAACCCGAAATCGGCGATCTTAACCACACGATCAGATGTCAGGAGTACGTTCCGTGCTGCGAGGTCGCGATGAATGatctaaaacacaaacatgttttatcaCCACTATATGATCTCTCATAAGCCCGAGTGTTGCGTCCATGGCTGGTCAACGCATTAAAACACAGATAGTTTTGGCTCCTGAATTCTAACgcattacaaaataaataatttcccAAGTGTTCATAAGTTTACAGACAATTTTTTCCATTCCGCACCTTTTTCGAAGCAAGATGCTCCATTCCTCTCGCTGCCTGGTACGAAAATGACGTCAAATCTTTTAGGGAGATCCCCTTTCCAACAGCCACGTCAGTTGACGTCATTCCATTTTTTCGCGGCAAAGATACGACAGATGCTTCATCCAGTCTGAAAAAGCAATATATAGAAGTTTTGATACACACAGTTTAACGACATCGGGTTTTCGGACCAACCTTCTTTCGTACAAATAGTTTTTCAAGTTTCCCTCACTTGCTAATTCCATCAACAGAATAGGAGGTTTCTTTACAGAGTCCGCTCGGTcctaataaaaacatgacattTTCAATATAGATTTTATTGCAGAATACCTATTACGCACTTCTGATGCGCAAATAAAACATCGGCTTTTCTACAATTCCACCTTACGATATGATTGCATAAAATTTATACTCACCGAGTTTCCAAGTGCGTCCAGCAAACTACTACCGACCAGAGTTACAACGTTACAGTGTTGTCCAGCCTTTAACAACGTCACAGCTTCAGATAGAAAATGACCAAGTTCTCTTGGCTTGTATCCATCTGCAAAAAATCAAGGTTTGCAATGATCATTTTTAGCGGAAAACTTTGCTTAAAGTTCGGAAACTTTGTTacta from Ciona intestinalis chromosome 2, KH, whole genome shotgun sequence carries:
- the LOC100175435 gene encoding uncharacterized protein LOC100175435, with translation MNILRNAPLNQAHFHERKAERCLSEGRWDDAIEFYQTACDFITKAMEKINSQQGLQSLQLQQDFYSRQSRVIEIKRNEQLLAPKFNEDQEKENEDPEEEEGEILTPVVKEVENDSALKTFVTSRCEREPDSLLQFLNPGLDSSSLNQRKYPKRSKDVIEEQRVQIEHLKNLVQTLLEKQELLEREKQSLLERNSCLEIEVSNLKCNLEVGEDLSLDTGEALPEQDFFSFGDPSKASITFQIKNAMLEDVEENSQPPSLFRLDPIQEED
- the LOC101242971 gene encoding vascular endothelial growth factor receptor kdr-like; the protein is MPLRYRTKKNLVHKRSSQISSMNVQQCLIVLFCCFVVALCNKRNCEKWRREALAKRGRQINTSDEAAGFGRGGYPEPTVSAAVGSTVKLVCNHLTYLGDSPHPPIVSVVWLKDGRRLREIANKKKIDDCIKKPFIFGTRLTIFKASPIDSGNYTCKYSIVDKNAIRYEKNTSDNIAVFVGTKRNVTVYRRGWSARHLNTTTTSRTTRKEFGKESTTAIIKIIAESGWNKELTALVIVSSFCCVFLIILLVSLCSAEQSCPYKVCLAVTGQRRPVQKGPAACPTDTGLLEDGVRFFNENKDMDEEPTYINNERYRDLFPFINEEEWRLLEQNRIDRNSVLCGVQYSMPIVLGTGNFGHVYRGELTMHDGSKKMVAVKRLNDGYKPRELGHFLSEAVTLLKAGQHCNVVTLVGSSLLDALGNSDRADSVKKPPILLMELASEGNLKNYLYERRLDEASVVSLPRKNGMTSTDVAVGKGISLKDLTSFSYQAARGMEHLASKKIIHRDLAARNVLLTSDRVVKIADFGLSKHMQNEYYKVHAPAIAPAKWTAPEALWENKFSIKSDVWSYGVLVWEIFSMGEQPYLGVPAQILYRKLSSGLRLGKPRFSNTATYSILRKCWSWKPENRPTFTELVQYFDAALLCVAQAYMDLGQPCNSLVTSTDSISQNSEAGSDSVFDYSEMMSVAIDPRMINPYPPDSSTSADTYKNTSAVSIRSATLESKDSACIMHNSGGSVSTVSEDTAAEFTFSELINPLYEVEAVVD